CATCGTGCTGGTCGACCCGGCGACCGGACGGCCACGCGCCATCATCGACGGCAATGCCGTGACCACCTTGCGCACCGGTGCGGCCGGCGGCCTCGGGCTGCGCCATCTCGCCCGCCCGGACAGCCGCAGCGCCGTCGTGTTCGGCACCGGCGTGCAGGCGCGCATCCAGCTCCGCTTCGCCCTCGACCTGCTGCCCGCGCTCGCCGAGGTCGCCTATGTCTCCGGCGATGGGCGGCCCGATCCCTGCTTCGAGGCGCTGTTCGCCGGCCTCTGCCGCGTCGCCCATACGGGGGACCGCAACGGCGCCGTGGCGGCGAGCGATCTGGTCATCACGGCGACGCCCGGCCCCGGACCGCTGTTCGAAACGGATGCGGTCCGGCCGGGCACGCATCTGACCTGCGTCGGCGCCGATACCGCCGGCAAGCGCGAACTGCCCGAAGGGCTTCTCGCCCGCGCCCGGCTCGTCGTCGACGACCGCGTCCAGGCCCAGGCGATCGGCGAAATGCAGTGGGCGCCCGCCACGTCCGCCATCGAGCTCGGCGACATCCTCTCCGGCAAGACGGCGTTCCAGCGGGCGCCCGGCGACATCACGGTGTTCGACATGACCGGCCTCGCCCTGCAGGACCTGACCGTCGGCCGCCTGGTCTTCGAGCGCGCCGGCCTCGCCGGCCTCGGCGTCAGCGTGCCCTGGCCCTGGTAGCCGCGGCACCGGAGACCGCGTGAAAGCAGCGCGTTCCGGTCGTGCCCGCCAAGAACGGCCTTGCGGCATCGGCCGATCTGCTCAAGGATTGATCAGCATGCCCCTCCCACCGGCATGGGGCCGGATGGTCGATGAAACCGAAGCATCCAGGCCCGCACGAGACGGGCCGTTTCGGACATCTGGCACGTCACTTGCCAGCGTCGATGAGACGGGCATCAGGGAGGAAATGCATGCTGTCCACCATTCGGCCGGCCGTCATTGCCGGCGCGGTTCTGGTCTTGGCGGGGGCCATGGCCAATGCACCGGCCATCGCGCAGGAAAAGGTGCTGCGCATCGGCATGACCGCCGCGGACATTCCACGCACCCACGGTCAG
This portion of the bacterium YEK0313 genome encodes:
- the rapL gene encoding L-lysine cyclodeaminase yields the protein MQDRPAAADRAAAQLLLIDASLVDTLLAPHAVTAAVEEAFILHAERRGRVFPVLREALPGGGIFGIKAGDVPDAGLLGFKAAGFWPANRACGGEPHQATIVLVDPATGRPRAIIDGNAVTTLRTGAAGGLGLRHLARPDSRSAVVFGTGVQARIQLRFALDLLPALAEVAYVSGDGRPDPCFEALFAGLCRVAHTGDRNGAVAASDLVITATPGPGPLFETDAVRPGTHLTCVGADTAGKRELPEGLLARARLVVDDRVQAQAIGEMQWAPATSAIELGDILSGKTAFQRAPGDITVFDMTGLALQDLTVGRLVFERAGLAGLGVSVPWPW